atgaaaccCCGACTCACAAACGGAACTCTGATTTGTTTTTATACCAAGACACACTGACCATGTCACTTTACAGTTTTTAGCCTTGTTTTATCAGTGCAAAATATCCGTATTTGTCTTCTGAAATCACGGCAGACGTTCCTGCCTATATATTGTGAGATGCTCTATGTGATCAGCTATAGAACACGACTCGCAGTGCGCTATGAAGGTCGAAAGCAGTAAAATATCGTACCTGTAGCAGTGGAGCAACCCCGCGAATAAGTTCttgtacctctcgctacgcacaaaACACTTCCTTTATTCCTTTATGTAACCTCCGGCTCGCTTGAAAGGCTTTTTGTCTTTAAAAATATCTGATGCGGCTCACTGGACACACACCACACGTGACCAcagcaccaagcgaaagagcCGCCGGGAATTTGGATGTTCGTATAGTCATCTTTGTTTATTTAGACAGTGTTGCCAGCACTAGTAAGCGGATTCTGAACTTGGGCTGTTTGGTGCGGCATGGTTCATATTTGAGAAATATGTGCTTAGACGAAGCGCACAGAAAAGAGCGCAATGtttgtcttgcttttttttttttttttcctacgagGCTTATGCTTCGTCCGAGCGCTGGTCGTCCAGAGTCCGAACTGTACTCCTGGGactcaccatatatatatatatatatatatatatatatatatatatatatatatatatatatatattactgacAGGAAAGACAGAGGAAAAGTTGAGTGTTAGTGCTGCATTACCAAAGTTTCCTAGCGAAATCAGACATGcattaaggggaaaaaaaggagagCCGACAAACGTTTTGTTTAAAATCTGACTCGCTGTTACATGCGTGATTATTGCAGAACGCTTGACGGGTACTGCTGCGAATGATGTCGTGGTCGCCCGATGATTGAACTAGTTTGGATATAGGCACAAAGTTTTATCGTACTGTCTCAATACATCAATGTACTTAGCCGTGTCTTGCCATGTATGTTGGTGCGAACACTAAACTCTACTCGCGTGCCCAGTTGTGTACGTATACTGAGTTCACGAACACCCCATATATGCGTTGTCGAAAATAAACCTATATCTGCTGAAGTGGTTTtcccccttttattgcgatagcaattaaatggactaaatggacactccaggcgcatttctaccgccctcgccgtaatgttccgtatgaagtccaagggcgattacATCGTCCCCGCGACCCGTAtgctgtgtgcgcgagtgaaagcgcgtgagggtgAGCCGACCATGGCGGCTCAATCGCGCGCGCGCAAGGGGGGCAAGTGGGGAtggagcgcgccgtcttccgtcgcacgcaaggcactgagggggttctactccggcggctgctgcgtatggcgggcgctatcttgaaagcgatctgcgatgcggacagagtCTAGGCGCTCCGAGGGCCGATAACTTCGTaaacgctgtgttctcgccgcttcgccttgaagcgagaggcagcacgaaagtcgATTCGCTCGGtcctgctgccgctcttcctcactccagcgttttgacagcgagttcccgcggtcatcgagtgagatgcgcgatccggagccctccactacggcgtgcctcataatcagaactggttttggcacgtaaaatccccgaAAGAAGAATAATGCTTGTGCGCGATACACCAtcgatgcttgttaatttagttagtaagcgaatgtttaccaagtttatacggccgataacgctactattcttacttcgtatagctgtcttctatttgctatcgccatcgatgcttcgcctttcgggagatactgcgacttttttttacaaTTTGTCGCAACATCTGTGGCGTATTAACTACGGCACCGGACACTCCATGCAGCTGCAGTTAATAACCTTTCTGCCTTTGCTTCAACAATTCACCCACTCGAAGCCCTTCTGACGGCATACCCTTGCCGCTGACCCCTGCTTTGAATATACTAGTTGTTTGCCGTGTACCGCATACCTGCGGGGCTCGCTTAATTTCTAAACAGCTTGTTTTTATGGTTCTCATATGGTGCGAAGCGTGCCACTGATGCGAAGCATGAGACTAAAACACCATGACAATGAAAACAGGACTACAGTCCCTTTTTCCATTCGCTTGGTGTTTTAGCTTGGTGTGAGACAGTAGTTTCATATTTCGCTTTTTCTTCGTAATTTGTATTATTGAAATAAATACGCAACAACATACTTACTTAAGCAGTTATCAAAACACCCAGTTTTGTCATCCTTCGTAGCGATCCTGCATGCTCAGAAATTCTGAAGAAGTGACCGGCGTCGTGGGAGACGGAGTTCCCTCCAAAAATGATTTTAACACTCAGGAACGTTTCACGGCCCTGAAATCAAAGATGTCTCTTTTCTCGTCGCTCGCTCTAGTCAGCGCCGAGTCTAGCCCCACAAAGCCGAAATACCATAatttgttcacctttatttctggccatagcGAATACATTCACATCAAAAAAGAGATGGAACCAATCTATGAAATGTTGCTTGAGTAACTTCATTAGTATCGTTATTAATTAATCAGTAATTGGCTTGCTGAGCTATTCACGACTGAAACTTCGCTCCAGAGTATCGAAAAATCCTTCGCAGATATGCCAATCTGAACAACTGATATAtagacagcaaagctgtatataaGCGACTTCTCAGACCCTTCGGAAGTAGCGTATGGTCTATATTTGCTGATGAGTGCTGATTCATCACCGACGCTCTGGTCATACGGCCGCTTCGGGGTTCCGACGCAGAGTATACGGTGAGAGAGCAACGTAGAGACTCCTATAGCTTAACTCCAACGTGGAACCGGGAAAACACGACGCGATAAAAACAACGAATTACTAGCCAAAGAAACCGCGCACAGGAGGTAACgcaaggtaacttttattttACAATAATTATTAGTTACGTTTCAAAGGGAAAATTCGGGACTCGGACGGAGGCTGCGTTGCTGAGTGATACCGAGCTCGCCGCCGAACGCTCCCTCCCCTTTGCGCGCCGCATGAAAACGACTGCGAAACTCCGCTTAAATGTGCTGTGCGCTTTACGTTCTTTCCTGCACTTAAATATCATTGTGAAGTATCAAACTCAGCGTTTAAAAAATAATAAGTTGGGCTTTTTGGAACCATAGATTGGATCAACCATGCAGTAACATATACATGTTCATATGCCACACTAAAATCTGTAGATATAGACATATGCAGTTGAAATACTTGCACCGTCTTACTTAGCCGTtttgcatacgtgcgtgcgtgcgcgcgtgctcGTATTTCGATCAGACCATTTAGAGACCATTAGCTTACCCAGCGGCAAACATCAAGATACTGCTAAAAAAAGTTGGAAGTCGATCAAATACAATGTCTTCCTTAGCGAGTTGGGAGTGAGAATGGGGCAGAGTCACCGCACTATCGCGTCACCCCTCACGTGAGCGGAGTATATAGGATGAGCGTCGGactgcttttctctctctctttttatcggGAACGGTCCTTGAAAAGGGCTAGAAACacacatacccgatacggaaaagtggggTAACTCACTAAGAAACTCATTTTCTTTAAAGAAAAGGGAGAATTCGCATCCGTTCTTCGCTAATAAAATTATTTCGACAGATCTCGTACGGCGCTGGACTGTTTTGGCGATGTTTTCGTGGCTACTATCCCTGTTGCTGCTGCAAGGAGCTGGCGGCCGTGTATCCGCGAACTTTGCCCTTGATCTTGAACTTGCCCTTGACCTGCTGAAAGAGGCCCGACTCAAGCACTCCGGCGTTGGTGCCCAAGAAAGCAGCCCCGTTGCCTTGGCCTCGGTTGAAGAAATCGGTTTGCTCAAAACCTTCCTCAACTCGGTGGCCCTGAGTCTGGCGAAATCCACCGGACTCGCGAAactggccgccgccgccgccgccgcttcctGGGAGCGGACCTGACGCCAGGGGGCCTTCAACAGCAACAGGTCCGCCCTTCTTGCCTCGTCCCTGCCCGTGACCATGACCCTGGCCTCTGCCGCGGCCCAAGCCCTTGCCCTGGCCTTGGCCGCTAGCGCAGCACGCTGTCAACGCAAGCAGCACCAATGCAATGACCTGTTCCAGAGGGGAGGAAACAGAATACAGTGATTAGAAGCATCACCAACAGCAGCACCAGCCTAAtcgtgtccactgcaggacacaAACTGCCCTGTGACAACCGCACCAATAATCGTTTATACCGGTTGCCCCAACCAAATGTCGCcaagaataaaaaaattcacagcatatccacggggtgaatgatgatgagtgggcgaagctccggagggaatcatcggatctcccgcttaaggggacgctagcacaaacgcgttagaaacgtgcagtactctctagtaagggggagcggccacagcgtcttacgcagccatttacacatgccggaacatgcaccgcgtttgccgacgccatcacatgactgctgagagagtataccccccgtattcataaacgctcctcgacttgaacttgacttgccaccgctttgggcagcgcgttcgaaacgcgttgaaggtaaggcggagaggccacagcgtcttacaccagcttcttacacgggccgtaacgcgctagcacaaacgcgttagaaacgcgctagaaacgcggcctttcgttaatgttgggtatttattgccatcgtggtgcgtgtgtccatgtccgcttcgtggcgtagtgggctaacgccgcgtgctcggaagcgaggggtccctggttcgattccgcgcaacagacacaacttcggaattttttttctcattttcctcagactggttacacactactactacgacgacggggacggaaccggtgccgctataaggagcttcgcccctaaaaaataacGGAGGGCTTTACGCGAACGGCGCTCACTGTGTGTTGATGACGTTGTCGATGCTCGTCATgagttttttgttgtttttcttttttttcattgtgcgCAATAAGTTATCCAATTAGGTCAATTAGTTAACGTTGAAATAACTTACTTAACTGATTAAGTTTCGGTGCAAATATTGTGAAGATGTCAAGAAATGATCGATAGCAGCGTTAACGGGTAGAAAAGGTATAACCGACAACATGTAGAAAAACACGGCAACGCCAATATTGGTGTGAAATTAGCCAAGACGTTCTCGTTGccttttttaatgcgattagggTACTTGACGCACATTCCGGGGGCTGGCTGTCTATGTCTCAAcccattttcccgccaacttgggtcacttccATGGCCATCGGGCTgggggttcgaaaccaaccgtcctCCAACTTGGCTCACGAATATGTCACAtacgccgctcttcaatgacaacaAAAATCCTCTAAAATTTCTCCGTTCTGGGAGGAATCGCACCCGCCTCAATTATATTTAGACAACTCAGTGTGAATATATATTTACGCACGCGCCGCGCGCGTACTTCATGGCACAGCGTGTGGCACAACGCGTCGATGAGAACCGCGGGGCAGGATGCATCGACGCCGCATATATGGCGCGTTTTGGCGGTGGcaaatcgcattaacgtcgacgtcCGTCGTAAGAACAGttctgccgcttttttttttttttccagtgtaCAATCAGAACTTTTCTCAGTTTCATTGCACCATCTCTAGCGCGATGTTATAAATATGCGTTATACTCTATGGGCACAATTTCGGGGAGCACAATTTTATTGACCTGCTTTAAATGTTGTGAACGTCAAGGCTGTTCGTATTTTGTGAGCCGTTAAAAATAGAGCAGACTTCAGGTCCAACGGTAGGTACTAAGAAAAATTATTGTACAATATGCCCTCGCCCATAAGAAACGGTGTATTTTCATAGTTCCATTACATCATCTTGTGTAGTGAGAATGTATTACCTAAATGCATCGGCCACTCTTACTCCTGATAGATAGATTCATTGCCGTCGTCCTTTAGGTTTTCAGGCGTAGCACGCTTTTCTTGCGGGCCTAATTTTGCCGTTCCCGCGGCTGCGAAACGATATACGTATATCATGCAAGCAAGGGCGTCACTGCCTTTAGTGGGTTGACAGAAAGGCAAAAAAtatctaacaaaaaaaaattatatatatatatatatatatatatatatatatatatatacgagcgaAGAAGGGACTTTGGGGGTTTGAGGGACTCAATTTCGTTAATCATGACCGTATATGTGGGGGCTACTATATACCATTTACCCGTGAAGCTTTTATGATGCCGGAAGAATTAAAAACTGCTataaaagaaaactaaaaaagaaagcaaaatgttGTATCTTGCTTGTCTACACTTTGATATCTCTTCTACTCAGTATAATTTgcgagaggaggaggaggcgcaTTTGTTGTTGGCTGCCGGCGGATCTAGCATTGCAGGAgatgccggcaattgctccgcctgggCGCCTCCTATTATTTGCTTTTTTGCACACAAAGCTCTCAATTCTCAACTTTACCCACTTTGTCCGATTCAATTTCAACTGTAAAAATATCGCATTCCCTCAAAACATCGCTCTGTGCGTCTCAGTAGGTTCTCCAGTGAACGACCCCCTGTGAATCAGGAAGAAATGTTTATTTCGTATCAGTTCTGTGTCATATATTCATTTCACGTACATAATAACCCTCAAGCTCCAATTACCATCATTTGGttatgatgataatgacgatgcTTCTTAGGTGTAACACGGTGCCCACAAAGGGAGACAGTCCAAGAACAAAATTATAGATCGGGTGTGAGCGGCAATCGGCTCGAGAGAAGAGAGAGATAAGAGGAAGAGGACGTGTTATCCGCGTGCGCTTTACCCGTTCGAGCTATCTATGTTCATTATTTGGCCAATCCTGAATACACCATATTGGGTATGCTCCACACCTTTACTGGATAGCAACAACAAGAATATCGGACGCCACAGCATGCCAGTATCTGCGACCTGTCTTCGACGCCGTACACGGGAACATGAGGCGCCCAAAATATGGCGTGCCGTCAGTCTTCGTCATGTATCTATGGGGACCTCGTAGATCGTGCGTTTCTGTGCATGCCCGCGGTTGCTTTTGTTTATTATGTTAATGTGTTTATTTAATGGAACTAggagcagcgcagcggcgacagtcTAGGCGGGGCACGGACTCCGAGCACGATCGGCGTTCCCGAGCAAAGCGATGAAGAGGACGACCTACTATACCGTTCCAATCCTTCCCTACAATTATCCCCGGGAACGAAAAGGGAGCCACCCGgtgacctaacagctcgtcactatgagtgggtcatagtatataggtcttgaggcgctcgacgttgacaatgtctcgtccacgacggcgcatgtccgaggacggttcaacgggttcgatcgCCAACAGTGCGCCGTGCAATTTTTGCGGGGGTGTCACGAGACAATAGAGCATCCTTGGACGCTCAACGATGTGTTCTGCaagtaataccggtgtcacactaTCACTTTTAATCGCGATCAAGGCTGATCCGGgtcgaaattctcgactgcgatcggcttcctcgcgcagcttgcgcaaaggagccaaccACGACTGAGAAATTCGATatggatcgggcttgatcgcgatcaaaagtgcgccgtgtgacacccgtattagactCAGCCACTTGGATGACAGACCACTCTCGGAGGAATATGTATACTGGGACCATTGGCCTAAGCATTCTTGCATTCACAAAGCCACAAAAGCCCCATTGCACTTCTTGAAGGTGACTGCATGGGCTGTATGAATGCCCATGCAGTAACCTGACTGTAAGCGAATATTCCTCTGCGAGTGACTTCAAAATGACTGCCTCTTCACCATTTTCCTCATCTTTCCTTTTCCTTATCTGTCCTTCCACCATCCCTACGTTTAGGGTAGCCAACAGGGCACGTTGTTTTTccctcttcgtctctctctctctctatacctAAGCGTTCATTGGGTGCACATGCATCCGAGGCGTCAACAGATTCGTGCCAACAGCAACGTGCGGGCCAGGAGCGACGCCCGCGACACTTCTTGGACCGTGGCGAAGTGAGCGGCCGCGGCTTTAGGCGTCGGCTTCACAGTGCGTGAGCACCTTTGACTGTTTCACAAGGAAAGGACGCGCCGTAGTCCCTGATAATTGCGGTAGGCTCACCGCGCGCACGGTTCTTTCGCTCGAAGCACGGTTGAGAGCGCTGCAGTACGATACCGCATAAGCCTAGTCACgtggttttatttcatatttcgcgcgcTTTCGTTAAGCATCGAGAAACAAAAAATCACCACGCAGCATGTACGTTGCTACAAAAAATTGGATCGGTCGTTTCTGAACCCTCTACGacgtaacgaaacgcacttggccctaaagtgaatattaAAAATTTTGAATAATTCGCCTCAATTAACTAATTACGCGGAATATAAAAAATATTTTGAGGAGCGCCACATGACGACAAACCATATTTCGTTGGTTTCACCCAACTGCGGTTAACTACTTCTTTTAATATCGTTGGTTCAAGTTGCAcgcaacaccctgtatattgactTTATCGTATATCCTTATATCACGTAGCGGGACAAAACGTCATCGATGATTTTCGCAAGTTGCACAAAACATacaaaatatgcagatccaatacgcatgttggaatctatgtgaagccaAGCTTCAGTGAAGTGGTTAATTTCTGCGCAGCTAAATGTGATGCGTACAAACattacaatgtttttttttaatcctatGCAATGTGTAATCTATGTAATGTTTATGTTTATTCACTCCACGGGCTACTACATTATTATCGCACAATGTTTGTCTATGCACTTcgccgttcacaagctatgcacAAATGCAAACACAAAATCTGGCGGATGCACTGAGTCGTCGACGTAGCGACAAGGCGAtgtgtgatgcttgtcgagggaagaatggcgaTGACAGGTGTGTATAGACAGAGAAATACGACACAAATATACCCACACCATCTTGTGTGacatacccattctggaggattggcccagtggcacatacccagtggcccaagaatGGGGCACGTCAAATATAAGAAGCCGTTTAATATATCATGCGCTATTCCATTAAGATGTTTGCATGCTTTATACAGATACCTCGAAGCACGGTTGAGTGATATTAAACGTCGAGATTTAGTGTTTTATTACGCAGAATAGAGGTGCTCCCACTGGCTCTATTTTGTCGGTCAACATTCAGTGGTGTATAAGTAGCTTTGCTGAAGCTGCCGTACGTGTGGCGTTCGCGTATATACCAGCTGTCATGTGTTTTGATGTAaacacatttttattgcgatagcaattatatggacgctccaggcgcatttctgtcgtcgtcgtcaccatcggcgttgccgcgatgttccgtatataaagtccaagggcgacaacatcgtcaccgcgcgccgtatgctgcatgtgcgagtgaaagcgtgagagagtgagccgacgatggtggctcagtctcgcgcgcgcaagggtggaaagcggggaggaagcgcgcgcCGTCTTCTTTGGCGCGCAAGGCACATGAGGGGAGtggaggggggcgttctactccagtAGTGGCTGCGCATGGCGAGGCCGCGCGGGTCTTGATCTGCGATGaagacagagtgcgccgagtgctcatagcttcatgtgcgctgtgttctcgccgcttagcgtttaagcgagaggcagcacgaaggtgaattcgcccgctgctgctgccgcgctctcactccagcgttttgacagcgagtgtgcgtggtcatcaagtgagatgtgttcatgtttgcttatgcgcgcgaGACACgtacatgcttgttaatttggttagtaagcgaatatttacaagtttatacggctgacaAAACTGCTATCCTCACTTCGTacaactgtctactaatttgctatcgcaatcgatgcttcgtctttcgggcaaaactgcgactttttttttaattgacaatCACTTTAGCATACACCAGAGAGCGTGAAGGCGAATTAAAGCCTGCAcactcaagagacattcattaaattacttgacattctcattcgaatgcgttgttacttcttattacttgttttctcccaccaaagtcgtaggttcgagtgccttaattgacgctgcCTTAATTAGCTGTgacttaattaacttcgccttaacaccaaagctcgtgggttcgactcccaccgaaggtcgtgagttcgagtgactgaattaactctatcttaatttgCTTTTTTTCGGCATGATGAgcagcatcggagccagctgtggaagaagacgacgaatgcgagagtagtggcacgagcgcgaggggcagtatgggaacgcttgcatgatgagcggcatcggagccagctgtggaagaacgcACGCCAcgttttcaaggccaccgtctgatgagtcatttaaggctttcgccttaaaataggATTTAACCGATGCGATTATGCTTTCTACGCTATTCATTTTTTTCAGCACGACTATATTGTCGAGTATAGTCGTCGTATATAGTGCGTTCGCTATAATTAACCAAGATTGGTTAATTAACTATAATTGCCGGTGCTAACAGCAGCGTTGAAATGGTTGTATTGAAGGATGACGAGGAAGGAGGCCAAAGCCATTTGGCGCTTTCCGTCAtttcataggcggaaagttttcattttgccgggggggggggggggggggtgggctgGAGCCGGACCACAAActtacccatatatatatatatatatatatatatatatatatatatatatatatatatattgtactgcgaaatgaggagcagtggggatgtggctatgagagaagagaacgacgacgagggagaCTTGTTTCGCACATGAAGCACGTGGCCATCATTCTAGCCATTAGAAAATTGGGTCCCcagacatcgaaagtaataattgttaccgatgcgctgtcggtttgttctcatttaacttctacaaatcggtcacacctactgagtatactTTCGACTCTTGCTACAGACAATTTCtctgaagtccgctttgtatgggtccccggtcatagtggaatttctttaaatgaatcagctgactcgctcgcatcattttcactaaatggccccgtcttaaatatccttcctgatttcgcttttataacaggtgctagatttaaacgctttttacttctaaattgtactaaatcatccctactttccgcaaaggattttcgacatctaaatttccggtgg
The DNA window shown above is from Dermacentor silvarum isolate Dsil-2018 chromosome 1, BIME_Dsil_1.4, whole genome shotgun sequence and carries:
- the LOC119435945 gene encoding uncharacterized protein LOC119435945, with the protein product MTAKVVIALVLLALTACCASGQGQGKGLGRGRGQGHGHGQGRGKKGGPVAVEGPLASGPLPGSGGGGGGQFRESGGFRQTQGHRVEEGFEQTDFFNRGQGNGAAFLGTNAGVLESGLFQQVKGKFKIKGKVRGYTAASSLQQQQG